The Onychostoma macrolepis isolate SWU-2019 chromosome 20, ASM1243209v1, whole genome shotgun sequence nucleotide sequence taatgtaataatttttttgtgtgtttggatATCAGAGTGACATTCCATTTGGTCTGATGAGAAATCAGTCACTGTTCTTTTTTCCTTACAAAATAGTAGAAAAATCCATAAGAATGCCTTTGATATTCTGGAGTACAATGATTATTCAGCATGCCTTCCtgaattgttgttttttcttttagctTTTATTTGATGCTGTTAACAGCATGTAATATCTGTAACTCTGAGTTGTGCTGAACATTTCtctttattttgaatgtttctcatgtttctttttaacttgcattttaattagtgatACTTGCTAAGCTGTGGTCATCAATGGCAAGTATAACATTGGTATGTAACTCATTCTACACTATTTGCTACATGAATGAGGGGGTTTACTGACGTGTGCTATTGTCAAACGACTGTTTTGTTagccatcaaaaaaaaaaaaaactcagccATAAGTGGAATAaccagtaaaaatatataatatatgagtTCTCAGCTCTTGACTTGCAAGCAGCTACCCACAACACCCTAATGAGCTGTTCACTAATGAGCTGTTCACTAATGAGCTGTTTACATGGAAAATGGAAAAATGCGTTGTGTGTGAACGGCCCTTAACTGCTTGGCAATGCATTAGAAACCACTCAGAACCCAACGACCAATACACCCTCTCAGCAAACACAGAACATTTCCTAACTTCACGTTTTCTCATTCTGGTAATATTCTCTGTTGGTTATTTTTCTAACAAAAATTAACATTCCCAGAGTGTTATGAGAACCAAAAACTGTTAGCTGGGCTGATAACCAATCATAACATCCCACAATCTAATCATAACCTCTGATTAGAAATGCTCTGAAAAGTGAATCAACAATATTGTTGATCTTCTTTGCTATTCTTATACACAAcgatttttaatactttatggATGTAGTtatcgttgtagttcttgatgTGAACAGCCCCTAAATTGATTTCCTGGTATCCCTGTGTATTATCCAGACTGACCTTTTGGGCGTCATATGAGCTTTCACATCTCCCACTTTTTCTCGTTTTTCGGTAGGATTTAAATCACCATTATGCTTGTGTTACTGGCtttctttaatataaatattatgttcAGACCAAGAAAAAACATTATCCGAAGAAATCCAGCTTGTGGatttcaaagattttttttatttcctcatTGTACAGTACTTCTGCTTTTGGATGTGAAACTGCATTCCTCGTAATCTCTTAAGGGATTCAACTCAGAGTCTCATCTTTTCAGAGGAAGTGGCAGATGGGGAAGGGTTCAAGTTTGTGGTcagaaatatttgttttgttcgGATGAAACTCAACACGCTCGCAACACAATTCAGTAGATACAGATCCAGCCTCAAATGCTACTTAGAGACTCATTTTCTCTCTATGGGTTTCACACTTCATTTTGTAAAAGGATTAATCAGCAACATCATAAGGGTGACCGCAGAGGTAATGATTATCCAAAtaaccaaaaagaaaaacactggaACCTTTAATACTGCAATGACAAGTGAAAAAATGGTGGAAGCTTGTGCTTACTAATATAAAACTCTCACAATAGTCTTGCGCACAGCACAATGTTCTTCATTTTATGCCCGTTAACATGGACACCCTACTGCATCTCATGAATAAAAATAGCTGATCGAGTATTTCCAGTTTTAAATAGTGGTTTGAACTTAAATAGCTCTCAAATACACTGTACTGAGgcttatattcaaatatattttcgATTCTgtacaggtaaaaaaaaaaaaaaactgttaaagtattaaaatattaacatattgaACGATTATAGACAGTCTCACAAAGCTGGTATAAACCAATGCCTTTGTTAATGCCTGCAGTATTCAGTGGTTGTGTTGGGTAAAGGATAACCGAACAGAGAGAAGTCCAAAATATACTTGGGCAGGAGCTCTTTGAGAAACTTCTGTGGGACAGTGCATAAGTAATAATGCAGCGTTTCTTTGGTAACGGGTTTGTACCATGTTTGGCGTTCAGGGAAGCGTACGTGTTGCGGCGCTCCGACACGCTCCAGCACGTAAGCGGCGTCGCTCTCCAGCCTCTCGTACGAGCCTATGAAGTCATATCCTATGGCGCAGGGTTGGCACAGGTTGTAGATGGGCATCCAGTGTTCGTTCATTCGCTCCGGGTCTTCGTCGAGCAAATAACGCACAAACTCGGTGAACGTCACGTCGTTCCCTGCTATTTTTTTATCCTTTGCGTAGCCTTTTCTATAGCGGCGTATGATCTCCGCACCGTATTTTCGCTGATACGCCTCAATTTCGCCAAACTTGTTGCGATAGGCTGAAAGCAAGCGTGCCATCGGCTCTCGCACgaacatgaatttaaaataatgccGTAGTCGATGGCGAATCTCTTCGGGCGGAAAGTCAGAAAGAAAGACCAAATCAGCGCGATGGTCCATCTTCACTTTGACATCCACGTTGGCTAGCGCGCCACTCAGCACCTTCAGCACTCGTTTCCAGTTGGAACAGGCCACTTTGGGGATGTAGCAGTAGAGGAAGCGATGCTCGTCGTTCACCAGTATGTGCTGGAGGAGACTCTTCCTCTGCAGCGGACTGAGAGACCACACGCTGTGAGGCATGTTCTTCTGACCACACATCGATCTTATGGTGCGATTGCGGATCTCTTGTACAATCTGGGGGAAAGATGCATATATGACTTTAGAacgatatacagtcaaaccaaaatttcagacaccttcaacatttctcacattatcacagtttaatCGCtatagaaaatggtaataaaatatgacaagaactcaagagttaaactgtgtccgAACAAATTCATTGATTGATGATTAGTTGATTTGGATGATGGCTTGTAATGCTTTAAGACTTGAAAACTGCTATGGGGGAAAAATTCTGTCCACTGAAAGTGGGTGGACACTGTTGCAAATCTGACCCCTGCATGGGtgcaactgaccaatcagaatcaaatatTTCAGAGAAACCTGTAAAAATGGAAATATGGTGTACCAAAATATTCTTAAAGTGACTTTACTAAAAAGGTCTCTAAATAGAATTTTCTCCTAATGTACACtaccaaaaaaaatatttacatataaaaatagcAAACAATGTTTAGCTAGCACAATTTCTATAAACATCTCTCCATCAACCCAAAAGCAgatgaaacattaaaatgttttattaacaacacAACAGAACATTTTCTCTGGACATTCCACTGGATGTCCAAACATCATGTGAACTGCACTTAAAACTAATTTGTCAGTCATTTTCAGGATACATACATAAGaagaaaacattcaaatattgcaaaatatacaaatacatacacTAAAGACTTGTCGGCATAAGAGCGTGTTCACTTCACATATTCAGTTgtcattttgcaaaaaaaaaatatatatatatacctacTGAATATGAACTGTGTAATAACTTTACAATAATTCCTGGTTACTATAAGCAACACCAAAATCTAATCAGAGAAGGTAGCTGAACTGTCATGTGATTGTACTCTTCTGTCAAGAGCACAGCAGGGATCTTAACTTGAAAGAATTGGCCCCaagtttcatatttcatatcttGCCTTGAAGGTAAGcagctgtttaatattttctggAATGAAATATGGAGTTTCTCTGTTCCATCAAAGATGCTTTCCACATACCAACTTTAAGTAAATCCATAGATCCTCCAGTGGAGTCATATTAGGACAGTACAATAATCCCATTTTACGctttaaaatacacaaacagtACAGAAAGAAAGTGTAATAGCAGACAATAAGATGTTGAGAAGTTTAACAAACCAAATGAGAGGATTAACATTGACTAGAGTGTCTTGAAgtgtctttttattaattttttcccccataaaTTGTTCTATCTTTTCTGTCCAGGTATTCAGAGTTGTGCACTAGCTGGGCAAACAACATATCAACATACTCCTTTGAcgttttaaaagtgtatttatcgTTTCCTATAAAACCTACCAAACTTATTTGTATTAAATGCCTCGCTTGAAACACGAGTTTGTGCATTATTTGTGTAAAATAATCACTTTGTTTTAGATTTAAAGTTATTCAAGGCAACGCCGTTTAAACATTAATACGTGTGGCTAAATTGTCCAAGTAATAATTGGGGACACTGTATTGAACTGAATTGTGGACCTCCCCAGATGCTCTCTATGTAGGAAGCCCGAGTTCTCGTGAAAATCCATTGCTGTTCAGACTCGCGAAACTCAAAGAAAGTCTGATGACTTCAAGCAaacatatcaaaatatttatgagTTTCTCAAAAAAAGTCACAGTTTATTCACAATCTAGCGAACCTGTGTCTCTATTCGACTAACGTTGCCTTACCTGAGACTCCACGTCCACAGCCGCGTCGCTGTTCCTCGGTCGGTACTCCACTTTCTTCCCGTTGGCGCGAGGCGGCGGAGTCTGCACGCTGTTCAGCATTCCCTTCTCTATCATGAGCAACAGGCCTCCGGATGCCACGATCACGGCGAACGTCAGCACCGACGGAACGACGGCGGAGTGTCGGCGAACGGTGGTCGCGCTCACTGGCGGTCTGAAGTGGATCAGGGATCCGCTCGCCCGTTTAATCCCGCACTCCTTCTTTCGAGCCGGCATAGTGAATCACATGCGTACAAGTCAGCCCGGTTACTGAGGCTCAGTGACTTAAAATACCGACAGATCAAAACACGTCCATCGCTTCAGTGAAGCAGCCAACCAACTTCTGATTTCACTGCTTTCTGTgaaaagaaagggaaaaaaagcctTCTAAGAgagcatgatgggaaatgaagtaTTGAGCAATGGGGGTGGGGAGACAGATTTCTGGGGAAACTTCAGTCATAGCTTCCCTGCTCGTGATTGATGCAGGACACTAATCGCTTAAAAATTACACAGATGCATTAATCAAGGCGCTAACTAGTTCCAGCATCTCCGTTGTGAGTTGCTTTGTAAACTGAACAAAAAGCAGCTGGAATTACCAGCTTTTGTAAATTTACATATGTAACGTTAAACGAAAAGTGAAataagaggggaaaaaatgcaCTCAAAAAGTGTGCTGCTGCATTATGAATATagaaaggtactaatatgttcTTTAGTCGCACAGCCTCTCGTGCCTTATCGCTCCTATAAAACGGTTGctaattattgaaaataattggGGGGGTTGTTTAATAAAAACGTAGTTTTCAAAGACCGCTCTCAAGCTGGACGATGGGGCGGGGCGACACATTAAGGTGGGGCGACACGTGTCGCTCCGCCCAccttcaatttcattggtttGTAATACAGCAGAGCGACGTTTGCGCACGAGCATTCTTTTATATAcgtttttatgaatgatctACGCTGTTTGACTGTACTTCAGAAATATTAAGTGCTAACAACAGCGATTTTAGTTAGAATCAATTAGCAAATGTGtgggtttttttatttatttatagcgaATTAGTTAGATTAAGTTCCTATCATATGCTTGGTGGCGGGATCTCCGAGTGCTTCGGGCAGAACAGAGCTGTGTAATATGAGCGGCTCAGGAATTCAGTCtggggaacaaattcttaattcgtGGCCATAATATAGTCCTACAAGCCCGTAGGCAGGGGGGGTTCGGGTGGTTCGAACGAACCCCCCCTCACTGCCAAAGGTCCAGAATTTAAgtcgggttttttttttttttcatgtgattattgtcatcattgttttaatcaatGCTTGTGACAAATATTCTGGGTTGCTGTTTCAAATTAATATGATACATTATTGTAGCTggacgtatgtgtgtgtgccgcGCGTGCAGTTCAGAGAGAGTTCTCGCAATACACTTTTCAAAGCAACGGTGAAGAAGCATCGCCTCTGAATGATgggggtatatatatatatatatatatatatatatatatatatatatatatatatatatatatatatattaattaaaaggatttctatattttatccacTCAATAGTCTACAATATAATAGCCATATAAACGTAgcgtaattataataataaaacatagtgGGATATTCAGTGATATTGGCTGTGCAATATCGACTTTTGTGATTGGCCAAGACCGGCAGACTGGAGCCAATGGAAATGCTTCTCCTTCGGTGC carries:
- the chst14 gene encoding carbohydrate sulfotransferase 14, whose amino-acid sequence is MPARKKECGIKRASGSLIHFRPPVSATTVRRHSAVVPSVLTFAVIVASGGLLLMIEKGMLNSVQTPPPRANGKKVEYRPRNSDAAVDVESQIVQEIRNRTIRSMCGQKNMPHSVWSLSPLQRKSLLQHILVNDEHRFLYCYIPKVACSNWKRVLKVLSGALANVDVKVKMDHRADLVFLSDFPPEEIRHRLRHYFKFMFVREPMARLLSAYRNKFGEIEAYQRKYGAEIIRRYRKGYAKDKKIAGNDVTFTEFVRYLLDEDPERMNEHWMPIYNLCQPCAIGYDFIGSYERLESDAAYVLERVGAPQHVRFPERQTWYKPVTKETLHYYLCTVPQKFLKELLPKYILDFSLFGYPLPNTTTEYCRH